The DNA segment ACAGCCAGCAAAGCGGTGACGGCCGTGTTTACAACGGCTGGGCGGATCCCAACAAAAGCCGTCGTGAATGCCGCAGGAGCTTGGAGTGCTTCCATCGGGAAAATGGTGGGCGTGGAAATACCCGTGATTCCACGCAAAGGCCACATCGTCGTAACGGAGCCTGTCCCTCCCATGATCAATACCTACCTATTGGATGCCAGTTACTTTGAGGCAGTAGAAGAGGATGCGCACAGAATTGCTGTCGCGATGGTGCTGGGACAAACACGCAGTGGTAACATCTTGTTGGGAAGCAGTCGGCAGTTCGCAGGCTTCGATCGCTCTGTGGACCACGAGGTGGTACGTTCCATGATCAACCGCTGCCTTCGCTTTCTGCCGGCCCTTGCCAATGTCCACGCCATTCGCATCTATGCAGGGCTGCGGCCGTACACGCCTGATCTCCTCCCTATCATTGATGGAGTCGAGGAGGTGCCAGGCTTTTACATCGCCGCAGGGCATGAGGGAGAGGGGATCACGATGGGGCCCATCACCGGCAAACTGATTAGTCAAATGATCACGGGGCAGAAACTTGATCTGCCTGTAGAACAGTTATCGTTATCGAGGTTCGTGAATTCCTGATTCGTTTTACGGGGCATGTAATCTGGTTGTTCGTTATCAATACTTAAAAGGAGGCACGTAACGATGAGATTTAATAGACTCATCACAGCGGTGGATTCACACACCGAAGGGGAGCCAGCGAGAGTTGTCATAGGCGGAATCCCTCCTATTCCTGGGAAAACCATGGTCGAGAAATGGCTGTGGGCGCAGAAGAATCTAGACGATGTGCGCACGATGCTCATGTTTGAACCGCGTGGCAGCAACATCCAGTCTGGTAGCATCATCACTGCGCCGGCGCATCCAGAAGCAGATGTGGGGGTGCTCTTCATCGAAGTCAGCGGCTTCCTGCCCATGTGTGGACATATGACTATTGCTACCTGCACAGTGTTGGTGGAAACAGGCATGGTGGAAGCCAAGGAACCGGTGACCAATATTGTCCTGGATACCCCAGCTGGGCTCGTCAGAGCAAAAGTGCGCGTTGCAAACGGCCAGGTACAGGATGTGACTTTCCAAAATGTCCCTGCTTTCCTTTATAAACGCGATGTGGTGGTTGACGTGCCCGAACTGGGAAAAGTGAGGCTAGACATTGCATGGGGCGGAAATTTCTATGCTATTCTCCCTGCAGAGAGCGTAGGTTTGGAACTGGTCCCCGAACGCGCCAAAGAGATCGTGGACAAGGGTTCGAAGATAAGGGAAGCGGTCTTTGATCAGGTACAAATCGCGCATCCGGAAAACCCGGCTATTGACCGCTGCACTCACGTGCGGTTTGTAGCACCGTCCACCAATCCGAAAGCAACGGCAAAGAATGCCGTCCTCTATGGGGTTGAAGCCATAGATCGTTCCCCATGTGGTACGGGGACATCAGCAGAAATGGCTGCTCGCTATGCCAAGGGTGAACTCAAATTGAATGAAGAGTTTGTCAGCGAAAGCATCATTGGCAGCCTTTTCTATGGCAAACTCATAGAGGAAACAACCGTAGGTTCGTTCCCTGCAGTCGTGCCCACGATCAGAGGCAGCGCCTACATCAGCGGTCTTCAGCAATTCGTGCTCGATCCCAGGGATCCCTGGCCGCATGGATTCTATGTGGGGCCAAAGAGCAAATGGGGTGCCGAGTTCTAGACTAGACTGGTAAACCAGCACCCGACGAACAAAAGATGGTTTCGCCCTTCAGTAGGTCAAAATACAAGGCTAATCAAATTATCGAGGAGGTATTCGCTTATGGACAAGCAATCAAAAAGTGCTCGCAAGCCATTGGAAGGTGTTTTCCCTCTGCTACCCTTTGCTATAAAAGAAAACCAGGAGCCTGACTTGGATGGACTGGCGCATAACGTTGAGTTCCTGGCCAAATCGGGCGTCCATGGCTTCATCATCTTCGGCTGCATGGGAGAATTCTATGCCCCCAGCGAAGCAGAATTCAACCTGGTTGTAGATGCGGCAGTGCAAGCCGCAGCTGGAAGGCTGGCAGTCGTTGTGGGAACTACCTTCCAGAATGCGAAGGAATGTATTCGCCGAACCAAGTATGCTGAACGCGCCGGTGCCGATGGGGTCATGATTGCGCCTCCCTACGTGATTAACCCCACCGAGGAGGTTGTTTTCGAACACTATCGCGCCATCAACGAGGTGGTGGATGAGATTCAAATCATGGCTTACAACTATCCGCCTCTTCCCAGGGGATTCAACATGACTCCTGCCTTCTGGGACAGGCTCCTAGAGCTGGAGCACATCAAGGCAGTAAAGGAATCCAATGGCGACGTCTGGCATCGGGTGAATGTGCTCACCAAAATAGCCGACAAGATCAACGTCTTCTCCGGTGGCGAGGGATGGCTGTTCAGCGATGTCCTGTTAGGGGGCAAGGGAATCGTGTCGCTATTCGGGATTGCCGTTCCAAAAGCGGTGCTGGCTTTGTACAATGCCTGTATGAATAGGGATCTGAACAAAGCGATACCCTTGTACCGCAAGTTCACGCAACTTTGCGGCTACCTCACTTCCGAAAATGAGGTGGCATACCTCAAAGCGACCGCTGAGATTGGCGGACAGAAAGCTGGCCGTCCCAGAGCGCCTTATCAACCATTGGACCCAGCAGTGCACCAAGTGCTGGAAAGATATTTAACTGAACTCGCTTCAATAGAATAAGCTTCATAAGCGATAGTTTGGTCCCTTGCTCGAGAGCGCACCTACCATTCTGCATCTCGACATGCAGGGGACGCCATAGGCGATGCCCGTTCGGACAAGATAGCCTATTAGGCAGAAATTAGGAGGGGACGATCGCGATGAAATTCAGCAGAATACTTACCGCAATTGACTCGCATACCGGGGGCAACCCAGAGAGAGTGGTCATCGGAGGAGTGCCGCCCATCCCTGGGGAGACTATGTTGGAGAAACTGAAATACGTGCGCCACCATTTGGACTCCCTCCGTACCTTTCTCGTGCACGAACCTCGGGGGCATAGCAACATGTATGCTTCCTTGCTCATTCCACCCACAGTGGATGGCGCAGATTTTGGAGTGCTCTACCTAGAGCCAGGTGGTTACGCGACCATGTGCGGGCACGGCACCATTGCCATTTGCACCGTCTTGGTGGAAATGGGCATGGTGACAGTGAAAGAGCCGATGACCAGGATTGTGCTCGACACCCCTGCCGGCATAGTCCAAGCCGACGTGGCAGTGAAAGATGGCATGGCGGAGTCTGTAACCATTCAGAACGTCCCCTCCTTTCTCTATAAAGCAGATGTAGAGGTGGATGTCCCAGGAATAGGGCGGGTAAAGGTGGACATTGCCTACGGCGGCAATTTTTACGCCATCCTGCCCGCAGAGAGTGTAGGCTTGGAGATCTCACCAGAGCATGCGAACGAAATTATCTCATGTGGCACTAAGATTTGGCAAGCAGTCAATGAACAGGTAGAGATCCACCACCCAGAAGCTCCAGAAATCAATTGTATCAATTATGTAGAGTTCTCTGCGCCGCCAACACACCCAAAAGCCACGCTGAAGAACGCGGTTGTGGTGCCCCCTGCTGGCATAGACCGCTCTCCTTGCGGCACTGGGACAAGCGCCAAGATGGCTACGCTCTACGCCAAGGGAGAATTGGGTTTGCACGAGGAATTCGTCCACGAGAGCATTATCGGCAGCCTTTTCTACGGTCGGCTAATTGAGGAGACCAAGGTCGGTCCGTTTGCTGCGGTCGTGCCCACGATCAAAGGCAGCGCCTATATCATGGGCATCCAACAGTTCGTGCTCGACCCCAGAGACCCCTTCCCCACCGGGTTTCTGCTGGGAAAGCAGGAAAAACTGTACGGCGTTGATTTTGGCTCCTAAGGAGGCTATGTAATGGAAAAGTGGCGTGGGGTCTATGCGGTCATGCTCACTCCTTTCCAAGCCGATGAATCGTTGGACAAGGAAGCACTGAGGAGACATATAGACTTTTTGATTGCAGAGGGGATTCATGGCATTATCGCAACGGGCAGCACAGGGGAATTTGCCTCCCTGTCTGACGAAGAACACAAGAGAGTGGTGGACATCACCATTGAGCAAGCGCGTGGCAGGGTGCCTGTGCTGGTGGGTTCGGCAGCCAATTCCACCCAACATACCATTATGTATTCTCAGTATGCAGAACAGGCCGGTGCGGATGGCTTGATGGTCGTCGCCCCCTACTATTGCCACCCCAGCGAACGGGAACTATATGAGCATTACAAAGCTGTGGCTGAAAGCGTACGCATCCCGATCATGATCTACAACAATCCGGTGACTAGCGGAGTGGATATGCGTCCAGAGCTACTGGCACGGCTGGCTGAGATCGATAATATTTCTTATGTCAAAGAAGCCACTGGTGATATCCGGCGTGTTGGGCAGATTAAGAGACTATGCGGCGATAAGATGAGTGTCTTCGTTGGCTGCGACAACGTCATGTTGGAATGCTGGCTCATGGGCGCTGATGGTTGGGTATCTGGTTCAGCCAATATCATTCCCGCCCGATGCGTTGAGCTGTACGAACTTACAATCAAGGGGCAAATTGACCAAGCCAGAGAGCTGTATTACCGGATGCTGCCCCTGGGAGATATGCTTGACCTCGAAGGGTCGTTTGTCCAATACCTGAAAGCCGGTTCGGAATTGCTAGGACGTCCGCTAGGAAAGCCCAGAAGACCTCTGTTGCCACCTCTGGAAGAAGATCTTGAGAGGCTGAAAGCGGCACTTGACCTGGTAACCGGGAAATGAGGATAGGAGGTAAGCTTGGAAACACGGCATAACTTCTTTGTCGGTCCACAGGCGGCACACCGCAGGCAGATATACAAAGGTGCTGGCTACACACACGATGATTTTGGCAAGCCATTGATCGGAGTAGCCAACTCTTGGACAGAAGCCTCGCCTGCACACATGCATCTCCGGCAACTGGCGGAAGTGGTAAAAGCAGGAATCTGGCAGGCCGGAGGAGTCCCGTTCGAGTTTGGACTTTTTGCTACCTGCGGCAACATCGCTATCGGGACAGAAAACATGAAGTACGAGCTGGCGATCCGCGATGTCCTTGCGGCGTCCATAGAAATTATGTCCATGGTGCATCTGTTTGATGGCTTGGTCCTACTGGCTTCGTGCGACAACATTATCCCCGGCCACCTCATGGGCGCAATTAGGGTAGATTTGCCCTCCATCATGGTCACTGGCGGGCCAATGCTAGCGGGAAAATGGCGCGAAGGCACGGTATTAGCCCCCGATGTGAATGAGGCAGTGTTCGGTGCCCTCCCCCTGAAGCACATTAGCGAACAAGACCTGCGCGAAATGGAGGAATGTTCTTGTCCTGGGCCTGGCGCCTGTCCGGTCATGGGGACTGCCAACACTATGCAAATTCTGACCGAGGCCATGGGCATGGCTCTATCTGGCTCAGCCACAATTCCCGCCATCTCAGCGGATAGATTAAAGGTGGCTCGCCGGTCCGGTCAGCGTATTGTTGAACTGGTGAAAGAGGATGTGCGTCCTTCTCGTATCCTCGATGAGAGAGCCCTCAGGAATGCTATCGTCGTGAATGCAGCGATTGGTGGCTCCACAAATGCACCTCTCCATATCATTAGCATGGGAAAAGAGCTTGGAATACAAATAGAACTGGATTTGTTCGATGAAATCAGCCGTAAGACTCCGCTTTTAGCTTCTGTCATCCCCAATGGCCCTCATACGGTAGTTGATTTCCACGAGGCGGGGGGAGTCCCTGCATTGCTGAAAGAATTGGGAGACCTGATCGACGGCAGTGCTTTGACCGTTGATGGCAGGACTGTGGGTGAAAATGTCCAACAAGTTCGTGGAAGCCGGGGCCCTGCTATCTCCAGCAGGGATCAGCCGGTGCAAGCCGAGGGCGGTCTGGCTGTGCTCAAGGGAAACATCGCGCCTCGTGGCGCCATCGTGCGCACCTCTGCCATCAAGAAGGAAATGCTAGTACACAGAGGTCCAGCGAAAACCTTTAACAGCGACCAAGAAGCCTGGAAAGCGATTATAGAAGGCAGAATCCAACCTGGCGATGTGATCGTGGTGCGTTATGAAGGCCCCAAAGGCGCACCAGGCATGAAGGAGGTGATGCTATCTACCGATGCCCTATATCGTATTGGCCTGGAGGGTTCGGTCGGACTGATTACCGATGGCCGTTTTTCTGGGTTCAACCGCGGTCCCATTGTGGGTCACGTATCGCCAGAAGCCATGGAGGGCGGCGTTATCGCCATCATCGAAGATGGGGATATGATTGAGATTAACATCCCCGCTCGCCAGTTGCACGTGGAGTTGCCGGAAGAAGAGATTCAAAGACGCCTAGCCCACTGGCGCGCACCAGAACCCAAGACCAAGACGGGGTTCCTCGCACTTTATGCGCAGATGGCATTGCCAGCCGATCAAGGCGCGGCAATGCAGAAATGGAGACATACCTAAACTAAACCACATAGAAGGAGGGTGAAAATGTTCGGCTACATGGGGAAAATCCTACGCGTGAATCTCACCAACAACAGAATAACGGTCGAGAAGTTGGCAGAGGACGTTGCCAGAGCCTTCCTTGGCGGTAGAGGCTTGGGTGCGAAAATATTGTTTGATGAACTCAAGCCCGGCATTGACCCTCTAGGCCCTGAGAACAAACTGGTTGTAGCCGCCGGCGTGGTGACGGGCTTGCCTTTCGGCGGAAATTGCCGCTACGTCATTGCGGGCAAATCACCACTAACCGGCATTTGGGGAGAGTCGAACGCCAGCGGCTTCTTCGGGCCAGAACTCCGATTCGCTGGTTTCGACGCTATTATCATCGAGGGGCAGGCTGAAAAGCCAGTCTATCTGTGGATCCACAATGGCAAAGCTGAGATCAGAGCTGCCAGCCATCTGTGGGGCAAAATCACCGGGGACACCGAAAGGTTGATCAAAGAGGAGCTGAAAGATGAGCATATACGGATCGCCTTGATAGGGCCAGGTGGCGAGAATCTGGTGAGGTACGCTTGTGTGCTGAGCGATATCCACCATGCTAACGGCAGAAGTGGCATGGGTGCCGTGATGGGCTCAAAGAAGCTCAAGGCGATTGCGGTTCGTGGCACCCAGAAGATCCCGCTTGTAGACCGCGAACGAGTCCTCCAACTCGCTAAGCAAGCAAATCAGGAAGTGTGGGAAGGTGCCTACAAAGACCTATTGCATAAGTATGGCAGCGACGGTGACTTGGATGACCTCCATGCCACAGGCCGATTGCCAACGAAGAACTTCCAAAAATGCACCTTCGATGATTATGAAAACATCACTGGAGAAACCATCGCAGAAACAATCTTGGTAAGACGGGATCCCTGTTTTGCCTGCCCCGTGACATGCAACTTGGTAGTTGCTGCCAAAGAGCCGTACGAGGTTGATCCAACCTATGGTGGACCAGAGTACGAGACGGCCGCTGCCTTAGGCTCCCTGTGCATGAACGGCAACCTGGTTGTCTTGTGCAAGGCCAACGAACTCTGCAATAAGTACTCGCTAGATACCATTTCGACCGGCGTGACGATCGCCTTTGCCATGGAATGCTACGAGAAGGGCCTGATCACTAAGGAAGACACTGGTGGGCTGGAGCTGACTTGGGGCAGCGACCAAGCGATCATCCAGCTCATCGAGAAGATTGCCAAACGAGAAGGCATTGGCAATCTGCTGGCTGAAGGAGTCAAGAGAGCAGCGGAGAAAATTGGCAGAGGCGCCCAGAGTTTTGCTA comes from the Chloroflexota bacterium genome and includes:
- a CDS encoding FAD-binding oxidoreductase, producing the protein MSPDVVVIGGGIIGACCAYYLSLAGLRVYLVERGGIASGCSGACQFGIGHINSGIGRDLTIASGKLYADLAEQLPLDIEYDRVGNIYIADSPKGMKALERTMQLVQRSGMRCQLLNEKELHESEPYLSSELVGGLFFPDDAKVQPILATLAFVKAAKERGATILTFTEVTGIELTASKAVTAVFTTAGRIPTKAVVNAAGAWSASIGKMVGVEIPVIPRKGHIVVTEPVPPMINTYLLDASYFEAVEEDAHRIAVAMVLGQTRSGNILLGSSRQFAGFDRSVDHEVVRSMINRCLRFLPALANVHAIRIYAGLRPYTPDLLPIIDGVEEVPGFYIAAGHEGEGITMGPITGKLISQMITGQKLDLPVEQLSLSRFVNS
- a CDS encoding proline racemase family protein, with the protein product MRFNRLITAVDSHTEGEPARVVIGGIPPIPGKTMVEKWLWAQKNLDDVRTMLMFEPRGSNIQSGSIITAPAHPEADVGVLFIEVSGFLPMCGHMTIATCTVLVETGMVEAKEPVTNIVLDTPAGLVRAKVRVANGQVQDVTFQNVPAFLYKRDVVVDVPELGKVRLDIAWGGNFYAILPAESVGLELVPERAKEIVDKGSKIREAVFDQVQIAHPENPAIDRCTHVRFVAPSTNPKATAKNAVLYGVEAIDRSPCGTGTSAEMAARYAKGELKLNEEFVSESIIGSLFYGKLIEETTVGSFPAVVPTIRGSAYISGLQQFVLDPRDPWPHGFYVGPKSKWGAEF
- a CDS encoding dihydrodipicolinate synthase family protein, which produces MDKQSKSARKPLEGVFPLLPFAIKENQEPDLDGLAHNVEFLAKSGVHGFIIFGCMGEFYAPSEAEFNLVVDAAVQAAAGRLAVVVGTTFQNAKECIRRTKYAERAGADGVMIAPPYVINPTEEVVFEHYRAINEVVDEIQIMAYNYPPLPRGFNMTPAFWDRLLELEHIKAVKESNGDVWHRVNVLTKIADKINVFSGGEGWLFSDVLLGGKGIVSLFGIAVPKAVLALYNACMNRDLNKAIPLYRKFTQLCGYLTSENEVAYLKATAEIGGQKAGRPRAPYQPLDPAVHQVLERYLTELASIE
- a CDS encoding proline racemase family protein, with translation MKFSRILTAIDSHTGGNPERVVIGGVPPIPGETMLEKLKYVRHHLDSLRTFLVHEPRGHSNMYASLLIPPTVDGADFGVLYLEPGGYATMCGHGTIAICTVLVEMGMVTVKEPMTRIVLDTPAGIVQADVAVKDGMAESVTIQNVPSFLYKADVEVDVPGIGRVKVDIAYGGNFYAILPAESVGLEISPEHANEIISCGTKIWQAVNEQVEIHHPEAPEINCINYVEFSAPPTHPKATLKNAVVVPPAGIDRSPCGTGTSAKMATLYAKGELGLHEEFVHESIIGSLFYGRLIEETKVGPFAAVVPTIKGSAYIMGIQQFVLDPRDPFPTGFLLGKQEKLYGVDFGS
- the dapA gene encoding 4-hydroxy-tetrahydrodipicolinate synthase, which encodes MEKWRGVYAVMLTPFQADESLDKEALRRHIDFLIAEGIHGIIATGSTGEFASLSDEEHKRVVDITIEQARGRVPVLVGSAANSTQHTIMYSQYAEQAGADGLMVVAPYYCHPSERELYEHYKAVAESVRIPIMIYNNPVTSGVDMRPELLARLAEIDNISYVKEATGDIRRVGQIKRLCGDKMSVFVGCDNVMLECWLMGADGWVSGSANIIPARCVELYELTIKGQIDQARELYYRMLPLGDMLDLEGSFVQYLKAGSELLGRPLGKPRRPLLPPLEEDLERLKAALDLVTGK
- the ilvD gene encoding dihydroxy-acid dehydratase translates to METRHNFFVGPQAAHRRQIYKGAGYTHDDFGKPLIGVANSWTEASPAHMHLRQLAEVVKAGIWQAGGVPFEFGLFATCGNIAIGTENMKYELAIRDVLAASIEIMSMVHLFDGLVLLASCDNIIPGHLMGAIRVDLPSIMVTGGPMLAGKWREGTVLAPDVNEAVFGALPLKHISEQDLREMEECSCPGPGACPVMGTANTMQILTEAMGMALSGSATIPAISADRLKVARRSGQRIVELVKEDVRPSRILDERALRNAIVVNAAIGGSTNAPLHIISMGKELGIQIELDLFDEISRKTPLLASVIPNGPHTVVDFHEAGGVPALLKELGDLIDGSALTVDGRTVGENVQQVRGSRGPAISSRDQPVQAEGGLAVLKGNIAPRGAIVRTSAIKKEMLVHRGPAKTFNSDQEAWKAIIEGRIQPGDVIVVRYEGPKGAPGMKEVMLSTDALYRIGLEGSVGLITDGRFSGFNRGPIVGHVSPEAMEGGVIAIIEDGDMIEINIPARQLHVELPEEEIQRRLAHWRAPEPKTKTGFLALYAQMALPADQGAAMQKWRHT
- a CDS encoding aldehyde ferredoxin oxidoreductase family protein, with product MFGYMGKILRVNLTNNRITVEKLAEDVARAFLGGRGLGAKILFDELKPGIDPLGPENKLVVAAGVVTGLPFGGNCRYVIAGKSPLTGIWGESNASGFFGPELRFAGFDAIIIEGQAEKPVYLWIHNGKAEIRAASHLWGKITGDTERLIKEELKDEHIRIALIGPGGENLVRYACVLSDIHHANGRSGMGAVMGSKKLKAIAVRGTQKIPLVDRERVLQLAKQANQEVWEGAYKDLLHKYGSDGDLDDLHATGRLPTKNFQKCTFDDYENITGETIAETILVRRDPCFACPVTCNLVVAAKEPYEVDPTYGGPEYETAAALGSLCMNGNLVVLCKANELCNKYSLDTISTGVTIAFAMECYEKGLITKEDTGGLELTWGSDQAIIQLIEKIAKREGIGNLLAEGVKRAAEKIGRGAQSFAMHIKGQEVPMHEPRGKKGVGLSYAVSNRGACHLQAEHDDFFEDPAWLFPEIGLDKTIDRLDMGREKARMVKVLGDFKALYDSLSVCMYASWPEGGVRLQTIKDIVAAATGWDVTLAELMTVGERAFNLCRAFNVREGISRKDDVLPTRLMEPLPEGLYQGEAIPEDQFRQMLDYYYEFRGWNKETGIPTKEKLEELGLGYVAAKLKA